The Desulfobacterales bacterium region AAATTCCGTTTTTGCCGTCACGGCTGCGGCTCAGGGTCCGCTACACCGTTCGGTATAAGAAAACCCCTTTCCCGGTCCAACCTCAAACGTACGGGGTTTACCGAAACCTTACCGCTCGACGGACGTGATTCGTCTTGTAACTTGTTGATTTTATTGGGTGGCATTTGAAGCCTTTCGGGTTGTTACCAGTTCATCAACTATGAACAAGCGCAATATTTTTTTGGCTTCCCGGCCAATTGCCGAGTATCCTGTTCCGGTATAGCTTCAGCGCCCCCCCGGTTACGGCGCCTTTACCAAAAAAGACCATAAACCCGAAGGACCAGTCGTGGAATATGCTGTTTATGAAATAGACCCGGACCGGATGCTTAAAAAACGTCCGCACCCGGGCCTGGCATCACCTGCCGTGCCCGGCGGCGCCCTGCCCGTCTGGATCGACATCACCCGCCGCGACCCTGGTCCCTTGACGGAATTTCTCCGCTCCCTTAAGGTGCACCCCCTGGCCCTGGAAGCCTGTCTCGAAACAGTGCCGAATTCACGAATAGGGGTCTATGGGAAATCCTTGTTCATCGGCTTGCCGATGTTGCTTGACTGGGCAGACCACGGCCGGACATTTCTTTCCATTCTCTGCCTTCCCGGAATACTGATTACAATCCACGAAAAACCGGTGCCCATGCTTGACAGCATAAAAAAAGATTTCACCGCGGCCATGCAGTTTCATGCCCCCAACACCTCGGCTGTTCTCTACCAGATACTGGATTTTATTATTGACCGGCAAATTGTGCTGACCCTTGAGGTGCGTGAAAAAATCGACAACCTGGAGGAGGCCCTGGAAGCGGAATCCGTTATGGACCTGCCCGGGGAAACGCGCTCCCTGAAACGCAAGGCCGTTCTTCTCGAGGCCATACTGGAGGATCAGCACCATTGCGTCAGCTCCCTGCAGACCATCGAATCGGCAGCCTTCAATGTCGGGGATATCCAGGACTATATCCGTGATGCCATAGCCCACCTGGACCATACCGTCAGGTCCGTGGGGCGGCAGCTCGACCGGCTGACCTCCCTGCGGCAGCATTTTCTTTTACAACTTCAGGATAAAACGAACAAGCGGCTGCAGATCCTGACCATTGTTTCGACAATATTCCTGCCCCTGATGCTGGTCACCGGCATCTATGGGATGAACTTCCGTCATATGCCGGAACTCTCATGGCGCTATGGCTATGCCGGGGCCTTGTTGCTCATGTGCCTCATTGCCGCCGGGCTTCTCTGGGCGCTTGCCAGAAAGGGCTGGTTCAAATAGCGGGGAAATGACGCCAATGCTTTCCTTTATGGTGAGGCCGGTTGGCTGGGCCCGGGAAAAATGAAGAGCAGAATCGTTCGGATCCTGCCGGCATTTGTCGGCATGCTTCTTTTTGGCACCGCCCTCTGGGTGCTCCATCGTGAGCTGACGCAATATCATTTCTCCGATATCAGACATTATCTGGCGGAAATTTCCGCGCAACGAATTGCCGTTGCCTCGTTATTGACGATTGCCGGTTATCTGCTGATGTCCGGCTACGACATCCTGGCCCTGCGGGCCATCAAACATCCACTCGCCTGTCGCAAGGTGGTGTTGGGCTCCTTTGTCGGCTATGCATTCAGTAATAATATCGGCATGGCCATGCTGGCGGGCGCCTCGGTCCGCTATACCCTCTACTCCGCCTGGGGATTGACTCCCGCCGAAATAGCCAGGATAATTGCCTTCTGCGCCATCACCCTCTGGCTCGGTTTTTTCAGCCTCGGCGGGGTACTTTTCCTGGCAATCCCCCTAACCCTTCCCGCTGGGCTTCATTTCCCGTTTGCCTCTCTTCATCTTTTGGGAATGTTGTTTGTCCTCTGCGTTGCCGCCTATCTTGTTCTCTGCGTTTTACGAAGAAAACCGCTCAAGCTCTTTGGCAGAACCCTGTGGCTGCCGGAACCCGGGCTGCTCTTTCCGCAGATAATCGTTGCTGTCTGTGACTGGGCCATGGCAGGCGCTGTCCTATATGTACTCCTGCCGTCCTCACCCTCATTTTCCTATCCTGTTTTTCTGGCTGTTTTTCTAATCGCGCAACTGGCCGGGCTGGCCAGCCAGCTTCCCGGCGGCATCGGGGTCTTTGAGACCGTTTGTCTGCTGCTCCTGAAACCCTACTTTCCTGTTCCACAGATTCTGGGGTCATTGGCAATCTTCCGGGTCGTCTATTATCTGTTGCCCCTTGTACTGGCCGCTGTTTTGCTGGGCGGGTTCGGATTACGCCGCCATCAGGCCCGGCTGCGCGGCATACTTCATGGACTGGACAGCGGCCTCTCCATGGTCGCGCCGCGGCTTTTCTCGCTGGCAGCCTTTGCCGGCGGCATTGTCCTGCTGTTCTCCGGCGCCACGCCGGCAATGCCCCGCCGTCTTGCCTGGCTTGAACATTTTGTGCCATTGGCCTTTACCGAAACATTCCACTTTGTTGCCAGTCTCATGGGCGTCGGGCTGCTGATTCTTGCCAGGGGATTGCAGCGCCGTCTTGACGGCGCCTACCTGCTCACGCTTTTGTTGTTGGCTGCGGGAGCTGTCTTTTCATTGCTGAAAGGTATTGATTACGAGGAGGCAATTCTGCTTGCCGCCTTGTTTGCGGCTCTTTTACCTTGCCGCCGACATTTTTACCGCAAGGCCGCCCTGTTGAGCCAGCCCTTCACCTTCGGCTGGATAACGGCCATCACCCTGGTAATATCAGCCACCACCTGGTTGATCTTTTTTTCATACAAACATGTGGCCTATTCCCATGAACTGTGGTGGCGATTCGCCTTCAGCGCCGATGCGCCCCGGTCGCTGCGGAGCATGGTGGGCGTGGTCACCGTTGCCGGTTGCTTTGCCCTGGCCAGGCTGCTGCGGCCGCGGCCGCCCCGTGCCCTGATTTCACCGGCCGACCCCGGAGACATCAGCCGGGCAAAGGCCATTGTCGCCCGCGCCGATACAACCTCGGCCAACCTTGCCCTGTTGGGCGACAAGCGGTTTCTCTTCAGTAACAGCGGCGAATCCTTTCTCATGTACGGTATCAGGAGGAAAAGCTGGGTGGCCATGGGTGACCCGGTCGGTCCGGTGAATGAGTTGCCCGAGCTTATCTGGCAATTTAAGGAGATGAGCGACCGCCATGGGGGATGGCCGGTATTCTATGAAACAAGCCATAAATACCTCCATTACTACGTTGATATCGGTCTTACGCTTTTTAAACTTGGCGAGGAGGCCAGGGTGTTGCTTGATGATTTCACCCTTAACGGCCGTTCGGTAAAAGGACTGCGTTATACCAAGAACCGGTTTGAAAAAGATGGGTGGCGGTTTTCAGTGGCGCCCCGTGAAGACGTGCCAGGACTGCTGCCGGACCTGCAGGCTGTCTCCGATGCCTGGCTTGCTCGGAAGCAGACCAGGGAAAAAGGTTTTTCCCTGGGTTTTTTCGACCCTGAATATCTGAAACATTTTCCCGTGGCCCTTGTCAAGAAAGGAGACAAAATATACGCCTTTGCCAATATATGGCAAGCCGCGGCCGGCAACGAACTCTCCATTGATCTCATGCGGCACCTTGCCGAAGCGCCATCTGGAGTGATGGATTTCCTGTTCATCCACCTCATGCTCTGGGGCAAGGAAAAAGGCTTCCGCCGGTTCAATCTCGGCATGGCGCCCCTGGCCGGTGTCAAGGACCACGCCCTGGCGCCGCTCTGGAACCGGACCGGGGCCTTTATTTTCCGGCATGGTGAACATTTTTACAACTTCCAGGGGCTGCGCCGGTATAAGGAAAAATTTCATCCTGTCTGGGAGCCCCGTTATCTCGCCGCCCCGGGCCGGGTACAACTGCTGCCGGTGCTTATTGATATCGCCGTCCTCGTTTCCGGCGGTATCAAGGGTGTTATCGGTGAATAATCTTCAATTCAAACCGGCCCGCCCGGTAACGGTTCACCGGGTGTAACCAATCCGGTTAATCCACCGCGCTGTAAGGGTTTGCCAGTGCCGGTCTTGACCGGCGGGCAGTTTATCCGCTGACCGATTATGCGCTGGATCACATTATTTGTATGGATTAAAGGTCAATACCGGGCAGGGCGCCCTTTTGACAACCCGCCGGGCCACGGATCCCAGCAGAACTTCCTCCAGCCGCTTGGCGCCGTGGGTACCGATAATGATCAGATCGGCCTTTTCCTGCTTGGCAAAAGCGATAACCTCGCTGACAACATCGCCCTTGCCAACCTTGCCGGTGCAGCCGGGGGATTTTGCCGTGCATCCCTCGACAAGCTCTGTCATTTTCCTCTCAGCGTGGTCCCAGATCTCCTTTTCCGCCTGCTGCACGGATGGAAACGCCACCAGTTCGACCTCGACATAGGTTTCATACAATTTAGCCACATGGAAAAAAGAGAGCCGGGCTGAAAACTTATCCGCAACATAAGTTGCAAATTCAACGAGCTTGTCCGAATGTTCGCCAAAATCAACCGGAACAACTATTTTCTTAATTTCTTGCATTTTTTCTCCTCCTCATATTAGGCTGTATACGATGTCGGGTCAGGGCCGCGTTCCCTCCGCGGCCGGACAAAGCTCTAACCCATATAATGAATACTGCTTCATCAATTGTCAACCCTCCGCTTTGTTATTGGCGGATTTCCTCGCCTGGAATCATCGACCCGGCCGGGCCGTTAAGCAGGTTCCACCGGCTCGTCCGGCAACCTGCTCTTCACCACCACAGACAACATGATCGATAAAATTTCAAACGTGGGGCGCCAGTGTCGGATCTAGAGGACCCAAGGGTATTTTTTGCATTGGAACGGACATTACTGGCCTGGAACCGCACCGGTGTCTCGCTGATGGCCCTGGGCTTTGTGATTGAACGGTTCGGTCTCTTCATGCAACTGCTCCAGAAAAAGGAAGTCATGGCCTTTCACAGGATTGTTTCTCTATCCATCGGCGCGGTTTTTATCGGGCTGTCGACAATCATTCTTTTTTGTTCGATTGTTCAATACAAGAGGGCGTTGGCCACGCTGAGTCCGGCGGAGATACCAGCGGGGTATAACATATACGCCGGTGT contains the following coding sequences:
- the mprF gene encoding bifunctional lysylphosphatidylglycerol flippase/synthetase MprF, with translation MKSRIVRILPAFVGMLLFGTALWVLHRELTQYHFSDIRHYLAEISAQRIAVASLLTIAGYLLMSGYDILALRAIKHPLACRKVVLGSFVGYAFSNNIGMAMLAGASVRYTLYSAWGLTPAEIARIIAFCAITLWLGFFSLGGVLFLAIPLTLPAGLHFPFASLHLLGMLFVLCVAAYLVLCVLRRKPLKLFGRTLWLPEPGLLFPQIIVAVCDWAMAGAVLYVLLPSSPSFSYPVFLAVFLIAQLAGLASQLPGGIGVFETVCLLLLKPYFPVPQILGSLAIFRVVYYLLPLVLAAVLLGGFGLRRHQARLRGILHGLDSGLSMVAPRLFSLAAFAGGIVLLFSGATPAMPRRLAWLEHFVPLAFTETFHFVASLMGVGLLILARGLQRRLDGAYLLTLLLLAAGAVFSLLKGIDYEEAILLAALFAALLPCRRHFYRKAALLSQPFTFGWITAITLVISATTWLIFFSYKHVAYSHELWWRFAFSADAPRSLRSMVGVVTVAGCFALARLLRPRPPRALISPADPGDISRAKAIVARADTTSANLALLGDKRFLFSNSGESFLMYGIRRKSWVAMGDPVGPVNELPELIWQFKEMSDRHGGWPVFYETSHKYLHYYVDIGLTLFKLGEEARVLLDDFTLNGRSVKGLRYTKNRFEKDGWRFSVAPREDVPGLLPDLQAVSDAWLARKQTREKGFSLGFFDPEYLKHFPVALVKKGDKIYAFANIWQAAAGNELSIDLMRHLAEAPSGVMDFLFIHLMLWGKEKGFRRFNLGMAPLAGVKDHALAPLWNRTGAFIFRHGEHFYNFQGLRRYKEKFHPVWEPRYLAAPGRVQLLPVLIDIAVLVSGGIKGVIGE
- a CDS encoding universal stress protein; translation: MQEIKKIVVPVDFGEHSDKLVEFATYVADKFSARLSFFHVAKLYETYVEVELVAFPSVQQAEKEIWDHAERKMTELVEGCTAKSPGCTGKVGKGDVVSEVIAFAKQEKADLIIIGTHGAKRLEEVLLGSVARRVVKRAPCPVLTFNPYK
- a CDS encoding DUF202 domain-containing protein — encoded protein: MERTLLAWNRTGVSLMALGFVIERFGLFMQLLQKKEVMAFHRIVSLSIGAVFIGLSTIILFCSIVQYKRALATLSPAEIPAGYNIYAGVITNGIVGLLGLALTLYVLRGVF
- a CDS encoding magnesium transporter CorA family protein; this encodes MEYAVYEIDPDRMLKKRPHPGLASPAVPGGALPVWIDITRRDPGPLTEFLRSLKVHPLALEACLETVPNSRIGVYGKSLFIGLPMLLDWADHGRTFLSILCLPGILITIHEKPVPMLDSIKKDFTAAMQFHAPNTSAVLYQILDFIIDRQIVLTLEVREKIDNLEEALEAESVMDLPGETRSLKRKAVLLEAILEDQHHCVSSLQTIESAAFNVGDIQDYIRDAIAHLDHTVRSVGRQLDRLTSLRQHFLLQLQDKTNKRLQILTIVSTIFLPLMLVTGIYGMNFRHMPELSWRYGYAGALLLMCLIAAGLLWALARKGWFK